A genomic region of Zalophus californianus isolate mZalCal1 chromosome 11, mZalCal1.pri.v2, whole genome shotgun sequence contains the following coding sequences:
- the SPINDOC gene encoding spindlin interactor and repressor of chromatin-binding protein — MALKAEGAALDCFEVTLKCEEGEDEEEAMVVAVIPRPEPMLRVAQQEKTPPPRPNLLEAGGDGCEEPKQQVSWEQEFLVGNSPGGSGRALCMVCGAEIRSPSADTARMHILEQHPHTLDLSPSEKSNILEAWSEGVALLQDIRAEQPSSPTSDSGQDVEADPDSDPDPAKMPAEIVVLLDSEDNPSLPKRSRPRGLRPLELPAAPASEPGNRKPRGQRWKEPPGEEPVRKKRGRPMTKNLDLDPDPDPDPPSPGSPTETFAAPAEVRHFTDGSFPPGFVLQLFSHTQLRASDSKDSPREGRAAEGGLPQPESPSPAPPPGLRGTLDLQVIRVRMEEPPAVSLLQDWSKHPQGTKSVGAGDTPNWPAVLSGSSTTVGGQPEAGSGV, encoded by the exons ATGGCCCTAAAGGCCGAGGGCGCCGCGCTCGACTGCTTCGAGGTGACGCTCAAATGCGAGGAAggggaggacgaggaggaggccATGGTGGTGGCCGTAATTCCGCGGCCCGAGCCGATGCTCAGAG TGGCCCAACAGGAGAAGACCCCACCGCCGAGGCCCAACCTGCTGGAGGCGGGTGGCGATGGCTGTGAGGAGCCCAAGCAGCAGGTGTCTTGGGAGCAGGAGTTCCTGGTGGGAAACAGCCCAGGAGGCAGTGGGCGGGCACTGTGCATGGTGTGTGGGGCCGAAATCCGGTCCCCCTCTGCGGACACAGCGCGCATGCACATCCTGGAACAGCATCCTCACACCCTGGACCTGAGCCCTTCAGAGAAAAGCAATATCCTGGAGGCCTGGAGTGAGGGGGTGGCCCTCTTGCAAGACATCAGAGCTGAGCAGCCTTCTTCACCCACCTCAG ACTCAGGCCAGGACGTCGAAGCTGACCCGGACTCCGACCCAGACCCTGCCAAGATGCCAGCAGAGATTGTCGTTCTCCTCGACTCTGAGGACAACCCATCTCTCCCGAAAAGGAGCCGGCCCAGAGGGCTCCGCCCCCTCGAGCTTCCTG CTGCTCCTGCCTCAGAGCCAGGAAATAGGAAGCCCCGTGGTCAGAGATGGAAGGAGCCCCCTGGGGAAGAGCCggtcagaaagaaaagaggcagaCCCATGACCAAAAACTTGGACCTGGACCCAGACCCCGACCCAG ACCCCCCGTCGCCCGGCTCACCCACGGAGACTTTTGCTGCTCCTGCTGAGGTCCGACACTTCACTGACGGCAGCTTCCCGCCGGGCTTCGTCCTCCAGCTCTTCTCCCACACCCAGCTCAGGGCCTCAGACAGCAAGGACTCACCCAGAGAGGGGAGAGCTGCAGAAGGAGGCCTTCCCCAGCCGGAAAGCCCCTCTCCAG CTCCCCCTCCGGGGCTTCGTGGGACACTGGATCTCCAGGTTATCCGCGTCCGGATGGAGGAGCCCCCGGCAGTCAGCCTCCTGCAAGACTGGTCCAAGCACCCCCAGGGCACCAAGAGTGTGGGAGCAGGTGACACCCCAAACTGGCCTGCGGTTCTGTCAGGCTCCAGCACCACTGTGGGGGGGCAGCCAGAGGCAGGGAGTGGTGTATAG